One window of Aerococcus tenax genomic DNA carries:
- a CDS encoding putative polysaccharide biosynthesis protein, with translation MVSSKNRRSQQALKGASLLTLAGIIAKILSAVYRVPFQNLVGDTGFYVYQQVYPIYGIGMTFALSGLPNYVGKQISWQVDLAHRRLFLRRYSLLVVIFSLLCFSLTFFLAPLLAQGMADPNLAVVIRSVSYMFLAMPFLLLIRGAFQGRNDMKHTAVSQVIEQVVRVGVILGVAYLYSQVFSQDWSLYEMGAWAMASAGIAGFTAASYLILALLQSRGTQRLFQESKRSRALAEDPPYHLTWPQILRTFVTDGLVICSFSALLVFFQLIDSFTLYDGLLDSGLDGDLAKVYKGVYDRGQPFVQLGMVFSLAFQTSYLPLLSQAFVKKQKAQFREAAARFSRLTFFISLLVTAGIMAILPELNVMLFSDAKGSGVLEQYLLMIVLASWVLIYHNIFLGQNQWFYSAMALGLGLLVKGVFAHLLVSRFGLVGGVWSSLLALVMMLILMHHFIPHSIKSESQMGILLRDTSLVVLLMWLAIMALRWFFWLNFPKGRAFATLFVGLAVLLGAGVVLLVVRRYPILNPAEWQELPLAKYWIKNKES, from the coding sequence ATGGTGTCGAGTAAAAACCGCCGCAGTCAACAAGCCTTAAAGGGGGCCAGCTTGTTGACCCTGGCCGGCATTATCGCTAAGATTCTCAGTGCGGTTTACCGGGTTCCCTTTCAAAACCTAGTGGGCGACACGGGCTTCTATGTCTACCAGCAAGTCTACCCCATTTATGGGATTGGAATGACCTTTGCCCTGAGCGGCTTACCTAATTACGTGGGTAAACAAATTTCCTGGCAGGTTGACTTGGCCCACCGTCGCCTGTTTTTGCGGCGTTATAGTCTCCTAGTAGTCATTTTTTCTTTATTGTGTTTTAGCTTGACCTTTTTTCTAGCCCCGCTTTTAGCCCAGGGAATGGCTGATCCCAACTTGGCAGTGGTGATTCGGAGCGTTTCCTATATGTTCTTAGCCATGCCTTTTCTCCTCCTCATTCGGGGAGCCTTTCAGGGGCGCAATGATATGAAACATACCGCCGTCTCTCAGGTGATCGAGCAAGTGGTCCGGGTTGGGGTAATCTTAGGGGTGGCTTATCTCTATAGCCAGGTCTTTAGTCAGGACTGGTCCCTCTATGAGATGGGGGCCTGGGCCATGGCCTCGGCTGGGATTGCTGGTTTTACGGCAGCTAGCTACCTAATCCTGGCCCTGCTTCAATCCAGGGGCACCCAGCGCCTATTCCAAGAATCGAAAAGAAGTCGAGCTCTGGCTGAAGATCCGCCTTATCACTTGACCTGGCCCCAGATTTTAAGAACCTTTGTCACCGATGGCCTGGTGATTTGTAGTTTTTCAGCCTTATTGGTCTTCTTTCAATTGATTGATTCTTTTACCCTTTATGATGGTTTACTGGATTCTGGTTTGGATGGCGACCTGGCTAAGGTTTATAAGGGAGTCTATGATCGCGGCCAGCCCTTTGTCCAATTGGGCATGGTCTTTTCCCTGGCCTTCCAGACCTCTTACTTGCCCCTGCTTTCCCAGGCCTTTGTCAAAAAGCAAAAGGCCCAATTTAGGGAAGCGGCAGCTCGTTTTAGCCGCTTAACTTTCTTTATTAGTCTATTGGTCACGGCGGGGATAATGGCGATCTTACCGGAACTCAATGTGATGCTCTTTAGTGATGCTAAGGGCAGCGGGGTCTTAGAACAGTATCTACTGATGATTGTCTTGGCCAGCTGGGTATTGATCTACCATAATATTTTCCTGGGCCAGAACCAGTGGTTTTATTCGGCCATGGCCCTGGGCTTGGGATTATTAGTTAAAGGGGTCTTTGCCCACTTGCTGGTTAGCCGCTTTGGCCTAGTGGGGGGCGTCTGGTCCAGTTTACTCGCTCTAGTGATGATGCTGATTTTGATGCACCATTTTATCCCCCATTCGATTAAAAGCGAGAGTCAAATGGGGATTTTACTGAGAGACACTAGCCTAGTGGTTCTTCTCATGTGGCTGGCCATTATGGCTTTGCGCTGGTTCTTTTGGCTAAATTTCCCTAAAGGTCGGGCCTTTGCTACTTTATTTGTGGGCTTGGCTGTCCTTTTGGGAGCAGGTGTCGTATTATTAGTAGTAAGAAGATACCCGATACTTAATCCGGCTGAGTGGCAAGAGCTTCCCTTGGCTAAATATTGGATCAAAAATAAGGAGAGTTAG
- the ftsH gene encoding ATP-dependent zinc metalloprotease FtsH: MQRKGSKRPNNFFSSGLIIIVIFLALLGIVNFFSSGGNSAASEEINQSEFIQKLKDKEIETVQIKPRAGAYEITGKYREDKEGSESSTSNNIPILNNTELDQAKGFIVHVLPNDSTLSAINQAAEDSGAEVVAQEEDQTNMWISLIMSAIPLIFFVFIMYMMFSQTQGGGRNNPMQMGKSRVEDVSKKSRVKFSDVAGCEEEKEELVELVDFLRAPKKYHDIGARIPKGVLLEGPPGTGKTLLAKAVAGEANVPFYSISGSEFVEMFVGVGASRVRDLFDTAKKNSPAIIFIDEIDAVGRQRGAASGSGGHDEREQTLNQLLVEMDGFEEKDNVIVISATNRSDVLDPALLRPGRFDRQILVGRPDVKGREAILKVHARNKPLAQNVDLKVVAQQTPGFTGAELENVLNEAALLAARLDKKRIEMVDVDEAQDRVIAGPAKPNSQPSLEERRVTAFHEAGHTVCGMVLSDARVVHKVTIVPRGKAGGYAVMLPKEDQTMHSKKNLHEQIVGLLGGRASEEIFFDTQTTGASNDFEQATSLARSMITEYGMSEELGPISYEGNHSMRGTNPYQQKSYSGETAAKIDQELRKVMDQALEEAKDILSQHKEQVRVIAEHLLKLETLNAKQIKSLFENGHLPDDDESQQSGHENEPISYEEAKENLKKSQIERQKKVQEEVDDSKEETISSPEEDRHEDHANETQNDNIPSQESNDDDQE, from the coding sequence ATGCAAAGAAAAGGATCAAAGAGACCCAATAACTTTTTTTCCAGTGGTCTAATTATCATTGTCATTTTCTTGGCGCTACTAGGAATAGTGAATTTCTTCTCGTCAGGAGGAAATTCGGCTGCTTCAGAGGAAATTAACCAATCCGAATTTATTCAAAAACTGAAGGATAAAGAAATTGAAACGGTTCAAATTAAACCTCGCGCAGGCGCCTATGAAATCACCGGGAAGTACCGGGAAGACAAGGAAGGAAGCGAGTCATCAACTTCCAATAATATTCCGATATTAAATAATACTGAACTCGACCAAGCTAAGGGATTCATTGTTCATGTATTACCTAATGACTCAACCCTCTCAGCCATTAACCAAGCGGCAGAAGATTCAGGGGCCGAAGTCGTGGCCCAAGAAGAAGATCAAACCAATATGTGGATTAGTTTGATCATGAGCGCCATTCCCTTAATCTTCTTCGTTTTTATCATGTATATGATGTTCTCACAAACCCAAGGTGGGGGACGGAACAACCCTATGCAAATGGGTAAAAGCCGGGTAGAAGATGTTTCTAAGAAATCACGGGTGAAATTCTCTGACGTTGCTGGTTGTGAGGAAGAGAAGGAAGAACTAGTGGAACTGGTTGACTTCCTCCGTGCTCCCAAGAAATACCACGATATTGGTGCTCGGATTCCTAAAGGGGTCCTCTTAGAAGGCCCTCCCGGAACCGGTAAAACCTTACTAGCTAAAGCCGTAGCCGGGGAAGCTAATGTACCTTTCTACTCCATCTCGGGGTCAGAATTTGTGGAAATGTTTGTCGGTGTCGGGGCTAGCCGGGTGCGTGACTTGTTTGATACGGCCAAGAAAAATTCGCCTGCTATCATCTTCATTGATGAAATTGATGCGGTTGGTCGGCAACGGGGCGCAGCTTCAGGGAGCGGTGGCCATGATGAACGGGAACAAACCCTCAACCAACTCTTAGTTGAAATGGACGGTTTTGAAGAAAAGGACAATGTGATCGTGATTTCAGCAACCAACCGTTCTGATGTCTTAGATCCAGCCTTATTACGTCCGGGACGTTTTGACCGCCAAATCTTAGTGGGCCGTCCAGACGTGAAAGGCCGGGAAGCCATTCTGAAAGTTCACGCCCGCAACAAGCCACTAGCTCAAAATGTCGACCTCAAAGTGGTGGCCCAACAAACTCCAGGCTTTACCGGGGCGGAATTAGAAAACGTCCTCAACGAAGCCGCCTTATTGGCCGCCCGTTTAGATAAGAAAAGAATCGAAATGGTGGATGTGGATGAAGCCCAAGACCGCGTGATCGCTGGCCCGGCTAAACCAAACAGCCAACCAAGCTTAGAAGAGCGCCGGGTAACCGCCTTCCACGAGGCTGGACATACCGTCTGTGGTATGGTCTTAAGCGATGCTCGGGTCGTTCATAAGGTGACCATTGTTCCTCGTGGTAAAGCAGGGGGGTATGCAGTGATGCTACCTAAAGAAGATCAAACCATGCACTCCAAGAAAAACCTTCACGAACAAATTGTGGGGCTGCTTGGAGGACGTGCTTCAGAAGAAATCTTCTTTGACACCCAGACCACTGGGGCATCCAATGACTTTGAACAGGCAACCTCTTTAGCCCGTAGCATGATTACTGAATATGGGATGAGTGAGGAATTAGGTCCGATTTCTTATGAAGGAAACCACTCCATGAGAGGCACCAACCCTTACCAACAAAAATCCTATTCAGGTGAAACCGCAGCTAAAATTGACCAAGAACTCCGCAAGGTCATGGACCAAGCCTTGGAAGAAGCCAAAGATATCTTAAGTCAGCATAAGGAGCAAGTCCGTGTGATTGCTGAACATCTCTTAAAACTTGAGACCTTAAATGCTAAACAAATTAAGAGTCTATTTGAGAACGGTCATTTACCAGATGATGATGAAAGTCAACAAAGTGGCCATGAAAATGAACCAATTTCTTATGAAGAAGCCAAAGAAAACTTGAAGAAATCTCAAATTGAACGTCAAAAGAAGGTTCAAGAAGAGGTCGATGATTCCAAGGAAGAGACCATTAGCTCTCCAGAGGAAGACCGCCATGAGGATCATGCAAATGAAACTCAAAATGACAATATCCCTTCCCAAGAATCAAATGATGATGACCAAGAATAA
- the dusB gene encoding tRNA dihydrouridine synthase DusB: MIKIGNIEITNPIAVAPMAGVSNAAFRTIVKAQGAGLVVCEMISDQGIHFRNKKTLSMLHIEDEEWPLSVQIFGGQADSLAEAAQFIEANTKAAIIDINMGCPVNKVVKTDAGSKALLDPNEVYKRVKTVADAVSIPVTVKMRTGWDDDHILAVENALAAQEAGAKMIAMHGRTREQMYTGKANWDIIKQVSQKLSVPFYGNGDIRTPEEAKYALDNYGVDGVMVGRGCLGNPWVIHRMVHYVETGELLPEKTGLERIEACKDHLTRLVDLKGESVGVREFRSMVAYYLKGIPRSAKVKVACTQADSYQEVVDLLNDFAKATKEREKAPKRQRLSREERLAQREAAKNR, from the coding sequence ATGATCAAAATCGGCAATATTGAAATCACTAACCCCATTGCGGTCGCTCCGATGGCTGGTGTCTCTAACGCCGCCTTTCGAACCATTGTTAAGGCCCAGGGAGCGGGACTGGTTGTTTGTGAAATGATTTCTGACCAAGGAATTCATTTTAGAAACAAAAAGACCCTATCTATGCTTCATATTGAGGATGAAGAGTGGCCGCTTTCCGTGCAGATTTTTGGTGGCCAGGCCGACTCCTTAGCTGAAGCAGCCCAATTTATTGAAGCCAATACCAAGGCTGCCATCATTGATATCAACATGGGCTGTCCGGTTAATAAAGTGGTGAAGACCGATGCGGGATCTAAGGCGCTCTTAGATCCTAATGAAGTCTATAAGCGGGTAAAGACGGTTGCCGATGCAGTTTCCATCCCAGTCACAGTGAAAATGCGGACAGGTTGGGACGACGACCATATCCTGGCCGTGGAAAATGCCCTGGCTGCCCAAGAAGCTGGTGCGAAGATGATTGCTATGCACGGCAGAACCCGGGAGCAAATGTATACCGGTAAGGCTAACTGGGACATTATCAAGCAAGTCAGCCAAAAGCTCTCTGTGCCTTTTTACGGCAATGGGGACATCCGAACTCCCGAAGAAGCCAAGTACGCCCTCGACAATTATGGAGTTGATGGTGTCATGGTGGGACGGGGGTGCCTAGGTAACCCCTGGGTAATCCACCGTATGGTTCATTACGTGGAGACCGGCGAACTCTTACCTGAAAAAACAGGTCTAGAACGGATTGAAGCCTGCAAGGACCACTTGACCCGACTGGTTGACTTAAAAGGGGAAAGTGTTGGGGTCCGGGAATTTCGTTCCATGGTGGCTTATTATCTCAAAGGAATCCCGCGTTCGGCTAAGGTCAAGGTGGCCTGCACCCAGGCTGATTCCTACCAAGAAGTCGTCGACCTTTTAAATGATTTCGCTAAGGCGACTAAAGAGCGTGAAAAAGCGCCTAAACGCCAACGCCTATCACGGGAAGAACGTTTAGCACAAAGAGAAGCTGCTAAAAACCGTTAA
- a CDS encoding RNA-binding S4 domain-containing protein yields the protein MRIDKFLKVARIIKRRTVAKEACDQGRVAVNGRPAKSGTNLEVGDTVKLEFGNKWLTLRVDALENSTKKEDASKMYTILDEEWKEKASEPEFF from the coding sequence ATGCGAATTGATAAATTTTTAAAAGTTGCTCGAATTATTAAGCGACGTACCGTGGCCAAAGAGGCCTGTGATCAAGGTCGGGTTGCTGTCAATGGGCGGCCGGCCAAGTCAGGGACCAACTTGGAAGTTGGTGATACGGTTAAGCTTGAGTTTGGGAATAAGTGGCTGACTTTGAGAGTCGATGCTCTAGAAAATTCGACTAAAAAAGAAGACGCCAGCAAAATGTATACCATTCTCGATGAAGAATGGAAGGAAAAGGCTAGCGAACCTGAATTTTTTTAA
- a CDS encoding S1 domain-containing RNA-binding protein gives MTVEVGEKVTGKVTGIVKFGVFVDLGDGTSGLVHISEISDSYIKDINDYLQKGDEVTAIVTKIQPDGKIALSMKDAKDHKQAEPKAHAKPGNSGPKPAKANNSHKKFDRKPQAKTSDFDAMMNNFLKESDDRLTSLKRNTEGKRGGRGGRRG, from the coding sequence ATGACCGTAGAAGTTGGGGAAAAAGTAACTGGTAAGGTTACAGGAATTGTTAAATTTGGTGTATTTGTCGATCTCGGTGATGGAACCAGTGGCTTAGTCCACATTTCTGAAATTTCCGATAGCTATATTAAAGATATCAATGATTATCTACAAAAAGGCGATGAGGTGACTGCGATTGTCACTAAAATTCAACCGGATGGAAAGATTGCCTTATCCATGAAGGACGCCAAGGATCACAAGCAAGCTGAGCCCAAAGCACATGCTAAGCCTGGTAATAGTGGTCCTAAGCCAGCTAAAGCCAACAATAGCCATAAGAAATTTGACCGTAAGCCACAAGCAAAAACCAGTGACTTTGACGCCATGATGAATAATTTCTTAAAGGAAAGTGATGATCGCTTAACTTCCTTAAAGCGTAATACCGAAGGCAAACGTGGTGGTCGCGGTGGCCGTCGCGGCTAA
- a CDS encoding FtsB family cell division protein, whose product MGDQGKENKNKITSIARYAGKKEQEDTKKQKWHDLIMRSLLGFCLLGSLLCLFGVFHAQLKTRSLSEQTEQAKQQRQSEQEIVDSLKNQVTLLNNESYLASLARAQYYLSKEGEIIFSTPEDNDSMKAKSLNKAYLEAQNNQNKVNNEKN is encoded by the coding sequence ATGGGCGACCAAGGCAAGGAAAATAAGAATAAAATTACTTCCATTGCACGCTACGCTGGCAAGAAGGAGCAAGAAGATACTAAGAAACAGAAATGGCATGACTTAATCATGCGCTCGCTCTTAGGTTTTTGTTTACTAGGCTCCCTATTATGTCTGTTTGGCGTCTTCCATGCCCAACTTAAGACCCGGTCCTTAAGTGAACAAACTGAGCAGGCTAAGCAACAAAGACAGAGTGAACAAGAAATTGTTGACTCTCTAAAGAACCAAGTGACCTTATTAAATAATGAGTCTTACCTGGCGAGCTTAGCTCGGGCCCAATATTATCTCAGCAAAGAGGGCGAAATTATTTTCTCCACTCCTGAAGATAATGATTCCATGAAGGCAAAAAGTCTTAACAAGGCATACCTAGAAGCGCAAAATAATCAAAACAAAGTAAATAATGAAAAAAATTAG
- the tilS gene encoding tRNA lysidine(34) synthetase TilS encodes MSELSQLAQMIYQKLVAEDSDYLASHKPYALAVSGGVDSMVLLRCFETLQATHGLNFFVIHINHRLRLESEAEQEMMVAYCQVRDLDLKVSIWQHQDDLGGNIEAKARAFRYHAFGKILKDQASLRLVTAHHSDDQVETGLMRLVHGGHLASFRGMEVLSPLYTYPKAQILRPLLDVEKASLYDLARGEGIPYQEDMTNWDKHFQRNRFRQEIIPYLERESVNFKAHFRHFQTDLKALLDLAQPQLNQLLTNLFDQEGGFFHIDLEALGQYSQAEQVLLMEMIFQRCEIPELLAFTRTGMEELVDFLNQGAAQGQWALPGHYVLDKVYQAAFIRLKTSPASYYQTGPELSERPLELDKAAIQLEDFSLSWTLTGQEKLQDTSQSFYLSQSLSDQSLTIRHRQAGDYLKLPSGSQQKIRRFFINEKIPQSDRQAAWLIVRGQSWVLGILSQKGQWLYRYPLNGEAAFSQIQRV; translated from the coding sequence ATGTCAGAGCTCAGTCAACTTGCTCAAATGATTTACCAAAAGTTAGTGGCAGAAGATAGCGACTATTTAGCTAGTCACAAGCCCTATGCCCTGGCGGTTTCTGGCGGTGTGGATTCCATGGTCCTATTAAGGTGTTTTGAGACACTGCAAGCGACTCATGGGCTAAATTTCTTTGTCATCCATATTAACCACCGCCTGCGCTTGGAGTCAGAAGCCGAGCAGGAAATGATGGTGGCCTATTGCCAAGTCCGCGACTTGGATCTCAAGGTGAGTATTTGGCAGCACCAGGATGATTTGGGTGGCAATATCGAAGCCAAGGCCCGGGCCTTCCGCTACCATGCCTTTGGAAAAATTCTCAAAGACCAGGCCTCCTTGCGTTTGGTGACGGCCCACCATAGTGATGACCAGGTAGAGACCGGCTTAATGCGCCTGGTCCATGGCGGACATTTGGCCAGTTTTAGGGGGATGGAGGTCCTTAGCCCGCTTTACACCTATCCCAAGGCCCAAATTCTCCGACCTCTTTTAGACGTCGAAAAAGCCAGCTTGTATGACCTAGCTAGAGGTGAAGGAATACCCTACCAGGAAGACATGACCAATTGGGATAAGCATTTCCAACGTAATCGTTTCCGTCAAGAGATTATTCCCTACCTAGAGCGGGAATCGGTTAACTTCAAGGCACATTTCCGTCATTTTCAAACCGATCTCAAAGCCTTATTGGACCTGGCCCAACCCCAGCTCAACCAGCTGCTGACTAACTTATTTGACCAGGAAGGGGGCTTTTTTCACATTGACTTGGAAGCCTTGGGTCAGTATTCTCAGGCGGAACAAGTCTTACTAATGGAGATGATTTTTCAGCGCTGTGAGATTCCAGAACTCTTGGCCTTCACTCGGACGGGAATGGAAGAATTGGTCGACTTTCTTAACCAGGGGGCTGCCCAGGGCCAATGGGCCTTGCCGGGGCATTATGTCCTGGATAAGGTCTACCAGGCCGCCTTTATCCGCTTGAAAACCAGCCCAGCTAGCTACTATCAGACCGGGCCAGAGCTATCAGAGAGGCCGCTTGAATTAGATAAAGCAGCGATTCAGCTAGAAGACTTCTCCTTAAGCTGGACTTTGACTGGTCAAGAAAAGCTTCAGGACACCAGCCAAAGCTTTTACTTGTCTCAATCCCTAAGTGACCAATCCCTGACTATCCGCCACCGGCAAGCTGGTGACTATCTCAAACTCCCTTCAGGAAGCCAGCAAAAAATCCGCCGTTTCTTTATTAATGAGAAGATTCCTCAATCTGACCGACAGGCGGCATGGCTGATCGTCCGAGGTCAGTCTTGGGTCCTTGGAATCTTAAGTCAAAAGGGACAATGGCTCTACCGCTATCCTCTGAACGGGGAGGCGGCTTTTAGCCAAATTCAGCGAGTCTAA
- the hpt gene encoding hypoxanthine phosphoribosyltransferase, whose product MNQEISDILISTEEIQAINKRLGEEISKDYQDQDLLVVGILKGSFLFMADLIREINVPLEVDFMAVSSYGDGTESGGDVKILKDLEASVAGRHVLLVEDIVDTGYTLERLGEVFKERQAASVKICAFLNKADRRQVKVEADYLGKEIPDAFVVGYGMDYAQKYRNLPYVGVLKSDQA is encoded by the coding sequence ATGAACCAAGAGATTAGCGATATCTTAATCAGTACGGAGGAAATCCAAGCCATTAATAAGCGCTTAGGTGAGGAAATTTCCAAAGATTATCAAGACCAAGACCTACTTGTGGTCGGAATCCTTAAGGGATCATTTTTATTTATGGCCGATTTAATCCGAGAAATTAACGTGCCTTTAGAAGTAGACTTTATGGCGGTTTCTAGCTACGGCGATGGCACCGAATCAGGTGGTGACGTTAAGATCCTCAAAGACTTAGAGGCTTCAGTGGCAGGCCGGCATGTCTTATTGGTAGAAGATATTGTCGATACAGGCTACACCTTGGAACGCCTAGGGGAAGTTTTCAAAGAACGGCAGGCGGCATCGGTTAAAATATGTGCATTTTTAAACAAGGCTGACCGCCGACAGGTAAAGGTTGAGGCTGATTACCTCGGCAAAGAAATTCCTGACGCCTTTGTGGTGGGGTACGGCATGGATTATGCGCAAAAGTACCGCAATCTACCTTATGTAGGGGTTTTAAAGAGCGATCAGGCCTAA
- the hslO gene encoding Hsp33 family molecular chaperone HslO — MTDKLIKAISKDGFVRCSVIDAGDLVEDAHQRHDTWSAATAALGRTLIGTLLLAGDIKDDARMSVQIKGNGLGGKIVTTANGAGEVKGYIDNPHVSLDLNDQGKLDVRKVVGTEGTFSVTKDLGLKEPFSGQTPIVSGEIAEDFTYYLAASEQIPSAIGLGVLVNPDESVNKAGGWMLQVLPGASEETISRLERTVQELPHITKLLSQHASLEEIIERLLGEGQANILSTHPISFTCDCTKERFAKGLVSLGSQELKAIIEEDGQAETVCHFCNSHYHYSKDDLEKLLEEAEA, encoded by the coding sequence ATGACAGATAAGTTAATTAAAGCAATTTCTAAAGATGGTTTTGTACGTTGTAGTGTGATCGATGCCGGTGACTTAGTGGAGGACGCCCACCAACGCCATGATACCTGGAGCGCAGCCACAGCCGCTTTGGGTCGGACTCTAATCGGGACTTTGCTCTTAGCTGGCGATATTAAAGACGATGCCAGAATGTCGGTTCAAATTAAGGGCAATGGCTTGGGTGGAAAAATTGTCACGACCGCTAATGGAGCGGGCGAGGTCAAAGGTTATATTGACAATCCCCATGTCTCTCTCGACTTGAATGACCAAGGCAAGTTGGATGTCCGTAAAGTGGTTGGCACTGAAGGAACCTTTTCAGTCACTAAGGATCTGGGTTTGAAGGAACCTTTTAGTGGACAAACTCCGATTGTTTCAGGTGAGATTGCCGAGGATTTCACTTATTATTTAGCGGCTTCGGAACAAATTCCTTCTGCCATTGGACTGGGTGTCCTGGTCAATCCAGATGAATCAGTCAATAAGGCGGGCGGTTGGATGTTACAAGTCTTACCGGGAGCGAGTGAAGAGACCATCAGTCGCTTGGAGCGTACAGTCCAAGAACTCCCTCACATCACTAAATTACTCAGTCAGCATGCCAGCCTGGAGGAAATTATTGAACGTCTCTTAGGCGAAGGCCAAGCCAATATCTTGTCTACTCATCCGATAAGCTTTACTTGTGACTGCACCAAGGAACGCTTTGCTAAGGGCTTAGTCAGCCTAGGTAGTCAGGAACTCAAAGCCATTATTGAAGAAGATGGTCAAGCAGAAACCGTTTGCCATTTCTGTAATAGTCATTACCACTACAGTAAGGACGACTTGGAAAAACTTCTAGAGGAGGCCGAAGCCTAG
- a CDS encoding pyridoxal-phosphate dependent enzyme: protein MVEKLDNLLLTIGETPLIKLQRSVPYQAADVYVKLERQNPTGHIKDRSLLNMLEVYEEKGDLASGTTLVVCADFVTIRSLACLAAIKGYDGDFFLNEVISEADLKALREYGMTIHPLSDPDKVTEQRQSAIESGQNDQAFLLHPDSDYACSVVHQLTTGPEIIEALGGKAPNAFVSAVSTGASLSGIGRSLKDASEKTAIYAVEASSQSSLNDLDMASDLPLLDTSLFAEIIRVQDSRAYQEQEWLKVNEGLEVDLQSALAITGAIAVAERLGRGHKVVTIANGR from the coding sequence ATGGTAGAAAAACTGGACAATTTGCTCTTGACCATTGGAGAGACTCCATTGATTAAATTACAGCGGTCGGTTCCTTATCAAGCAGCGGATGTTTATGTCAAATTAGAAAGACAAAACCCCACTGGTCATATCAAAGACCGTTCCCTATTAAATATGTTGGAAGTCTATGAGGAAAAAGGCGACCTAGCCAGTGGGACTACGCTAGTGGTCTGCGCTGACTTTGTTACTATTCGTTCCTTGGCTTGCCTAGCGGCTATTAAGGGTTATGATGGCGACTTCTTCCTCAACGAAGTGATCAGTGAGGCTGACTTGAAAGCACTGCGTGAATACGGTATGACCATTCATCCTCTCAGCGATCCTGACAAAGTCACTGAGCAAAGACAATCAGCCATTGAAAGTGGTCAAAATGATCAAGCATTCTTGCTTCATCCTGATAGTGACTATGCCTGCTCGGTGGTCCACCAATTGACTACGGGGCCGGAAATTATTGAGGCCTTAGGGGGGAAAGCTCCGAATGCCTTTGTCTCGGCGGTATCAACAGGAGCCAGTCTCTCTGGTATCGGTCGGTCCCTCAAAGACGCGTCGGAAAAGACTGCCATCTATGCTGTGGAAGCAAGTAGTCAATCAAGCTTAAATGATCTCGACATGGCTAGCGACTTACCCCTTTTAGATACCAGTCTCTTTGCTGAGATTATCCGGGTCCAAGACAGTCGCGCTTACCAAGAACAAGAGTGGCTAAAGGTCAATGAAGGCCTTGAAGTCGACCTTCAATCAGCCCTAGCCATTACCGGAGCGATTGCCGTTGCCGAACGCCTAGGCCGGGGGCATAAGGTAGTTACCATAGCTAATGGACGATAA